A single genomic interval of Plodia interpunctella isolate USDA-ARS_2022_Savannah chromosome 16, ilPloInte3.2, whole genome shotgun sequence harbors:
- the LOC128676317 gene encoding protein FAM151B isoform X1, which yields MWWILLIAVAAFAVSNEEEILMKNLTTVTWAHAVNNKTYLQAALASEVSMLEADIVLGHISGSEGPPIPIMAHPPATTSDLSLSEFLSTVQQFNKGKSKPKGVKLDFKSIEAFEKSQELIGQYTKPEINFPVWLNADILPGPVDATTKPVDPAKFLKLGATHPRTVMSIGWTTKFGGNITEGEYSREHIGTMLRMIHENHVTQTVTFPVRAGLASNSQPVLLDLLRETSYLNSTMTVWSSEGDAVETDRLRALILTVGLEKTYLDVPAELATRLQLSPAAQVKT from the exons ATGTGGTGGATACTTTTAATAGCTGTTGCAG CGTTCGCTGTAAGCAACGAGGAAGAAATCCTGATGAAGAATCTGACCACAGTGACCTGGGCACATGCCGTCAACAACAAGACATACCTTCAGGCAGCTTTAGCCA GCGAAGTTTCAATGTTGGAAGCTGACATTGTCCTAGGCCACATTTCCGGGTCCGAGGGACCTCCAATACCGATAATGGCGCACCCCCCAGCCACCACCTCCGACCTGAGTCTCTCGGAGTTCCTGTCGACCGTGCAGCAGTTCAACAAGGGCAAATCCAAGCCCAAGGGAGTAAAACTGGATTTTAAGTCGATAGAGGCGTTTGAGAAGTCCCAGGAGCTGATCGGCCAGTATACGAAGCCTGAG ATCAACTTCCCGGTCTGGCTGAACGCTGACATCCTCCCAGGGCCAGTGGACGCCACCACGAAGCCAGTGGACCCTGCCAAGTTCCTCAAATTGGGCGCAACGCACCCCAGGACAGTGATGTCCATAGGCTGGACCACCAAGTTCGGCGGGAACATCACAGAAGGAGAGTACAGCAGGGAGCATATCGGGACCATGCTCAGGATGATACATGAGAACCACGTAACCCAGACTGTCACCTTTCCG GTCCGCGCAGGCCTAGCTTCGAACAGCCAGCCAGTTCTCCTCGACCTTCTCCGTGAGACTTCCTATCTCAACTCCACAATGACCGTGTGGTCCAGCGAAGGGGACGCCGTGGAGACGGACCGCCTCAGAGCCCTCATACTGACCGTGGGTTTGGAGAAGACATACCTGGATGTTCCAGCCGAGCTGGCTACCAGGCTGCAGCTCTCCCCGGCTGCTCAGGTTAAGACTTAA
- the LOC128676317 gene encoding protein FAM151B isoform X2 has product MKNLTTVTWAHAVNNKTYLQAALASEVSMLEADIVLGHISGSEGPPIPIMAHPPATTSDLSLSEFLSTVQQFNKGKSKPKGVKLDFKSIEAFEKSQELIGQYTKPEINFPVWLNADILPGPVDATTKPVDPAKFLKLGATHPRTVMSIGWTTKFGGNITEGEYSREHIGTMLRMIHENHVTQTVTFPVRAGLASNSQPVLLDLLRETSYLNSTMTVWSSEGDAVETDRLRALILTVGLEKTYLDVPAELATRLQLSPAAQVKT; this is encoded by the exons ATGAAGAATCTGACCACAGTGACCTGGGCACATGCCGTCAACAACAAGACATACCTTCAGGCAGCTTTAGCCA GCGAAGTTTCAATGTTGGAAGCTGACATTGTCCTAGGCCACATTTCCGGGTCCGAGGGACCTCCAATACCGATAATGGCGCACCCCCCAGCCACCACCTCCGACCTGAGTCTCTCGGAGTTCCTGTCGACCGTGCAGCAGTTCAACAAGGGCAAATCCAAGCCCAAGGGAGTAAAACTGGATTTTAAGTCGATAGAGGCGTTTGAGAAGTCCCAGGAGCTGATCGGCCAGTATACGAAGCCTGAG ATCAACTTCCCGGTCTGGCTGAACGCTGACATCCTCCCAGGGCCAGTGGACGCCACCACGAAGCCAGTGGACCCTGCCAAGTTCCTCAAATTGGGCGCAACGCACCCCAGGACAGTGATGTCCATAGGCTGGACCACCAAGTTCGGCGGGAACATCACAGAAGGAGAGTACAGCAGGGAGCATATCGGGACCATGCTCAGGATGATACATGAGAACCACGTAACCCAGACTGTCACCTTTCCG GTCCGCGCAGGCCTAGCTTCGAACAGCCAGCCAGTTCTCCTCGACCTTCTCCGTGAGACTTCCTATCTCAACTCCACAATGACCGTGTGGTCCAGCGAAGGGGACGCCGTGGAGACGGACCGCCTCAGAGCCCTCATACTGACCGTGGGTTTGGAGAAGACATACCTGGATGTTCCAGCCGAGCTGGCTACCAGGCTGCAGCTCTCCCCGGCTGCTCAGGTTAAGACTTAA